Genomic segment of Pseudomonadota bacterium:
TATACTTTCATGTATTTTCATGAAGTCTTGGAAAAGCTACTCGATATATCAGATAGTAATGGTTGCCAATATATTAGGGAGTGTCCCAACTTGCTCAGAAATGTCAATTGGAGGCGGGAAAACTTATATTTCACGACCGAACCCCAAGCTATGCCCGAACAGATATTGAATAAGGAAGGTTATAATGAGTAATTTTCACGACCCTGTTAGGCAGTTAAAATATTTAAGACAAACCCTTTCTCAAAACAAAAAACCTCTCGGTTTTTTTCTTTCGGCAGGTTGCCCATTAGCTGTAAATATGCCTGAGGGCAAAAGTCCTCTCATTCCAGATATTGCTGGGCTCACAAAATTTGTAAGTGAGGAACTTCAATCGAAAGATAAGAATCAGAAAAATAATTATGACTTATTGCTTGAAGAGTTAATTAAAACTGGCAACAAGAATCCTAACATCGAAGATATTTTAAGTTTTGTTCGTGGACTGAAACAAGTCTCAATTGGTGCAAAAGATGTGAGAGGGTTGACTGAAAATGATTTGAAGAAATTAGAAAAAGATATCTGTAAAAAAATAGTAGAGAAAACAAATGTTGGATTGCCAAATCGTGAGACCCCTTACCATCAATTAGCACAATGGATCCATTTGATTGACAGAGGTGATTCCCCTATTGAATGTTTCACCACAAATTATGATTTACTGACAGAACAAGCGTTTGAAGAAACTGGGGTTGCTTACTTTGATGGTTTCGTTGGCTCAAGACAGCCCTTTTTTGATTTAAGAGCAATCGAAGATTCTCTGATTCCAAAACATTGGACTCGACTTTGGAAAGTACACGGCTCAATAAATTGGTATCTTAATTTAAATCAAGAAATTTACCGTTCAACAGAGGTCAAGGCAGGTGACTCCTGCATTATTGACCCTTCGCACTTGAAGTATGATCAAAGCAGAAAATTGCCATACTTGGCTTTAATTGATCGGTTGAATTCTTTTCTCAGACAAACATCCGCAGTTTTGATTACAACCGGATATTCATTTCGTGATATGCACTTGAACGATACAATTATGAACGCATTAAAAGCAAACCCAACTGCAATGGTTATTGCTCTTCTTCATGATACATACACTTATAAAGACAAGGAAGGAAAAATATTTATCCGATATGAAAAAGCATTTTCTTATGCCAAGGATAGATTTAATTTGAGTGCATGGACTTTTGATGAAGCAGTTATTGGTGGACAACAAGGAAAATGGAAAGTATCAAAAACTGAAACATTAACTGATGAAAATTTAGCTGATGCAATCATTCAAAATACTGAAACAAAAAAGGCAGAATGTGCTAATGCGAAAGAAGAAATTATCATTCACTACCAATTGCAACTGGGAAATTTTGCAAAACTTGGGAATTTTCTTCAAGCTCTTATTGGTTTAGAACAATTTAAAATAGACGATGCAAAATAAATCAACATACTTAGGGACTATACAAGATGTTAATGGAACAACCGTTAGCGTTACGCTTGCTAATGAATCTCTTTCAGGATTAACTTATGTTGACGGAGAAGGTTATCGAATAGGACAGATAGGAAGCTTTGTAAAAATCCCTATCGGCTATATTGATTTGTTTGGAATAGTAACCCAAGTTGGTGCAAGCGCAGTTCCCGAAAAACAGGCAAAGCATCAGCCCTATGGTAATCGTTGGCTCACAATTCAACTTGTTGGAGAAGGGCAACGAAACGGAAAATTTGAAAGAGGAATTTCTCAATATCCTACCATTAGCGATGAAGTTCATTTGGTTTCCGAATCTGATTTGAAAAGGATCTACGGTCAACCTGATAAACCATATTTTGTAAAAGTCGGACACATTGCAGGTGCGGAATCTATTTCAGCATTGATTGATGTAAATAAACTCATCACACGACATAGTGCAGTAGTTGGAACAACAGGTGCAGGAAAGTCAACGACAGTAGCAGGTATTTTATCTGCGTTATCTGATTCAAAAAACTATCCGTCTGCCAGAATAATAATTCTCGACATCCATGGTGAATATGGCCAAGCATTCAGAGGTAGAGCTAATATTTTCAAAGTGAATGCAGACAAAGACCACAAAAGCCAAGAGAATGAGTTATATCTTCCATATTGGTCTCTAAATTTTGACGAACTCACTCAGATTTGTTTCGGAGATTTTAGCAATGAAAAAGAAAAGGAAAAAAGTGCTTTAATAGAAAGAGTGTTAGCTCAAAAAGAAAAAACACTTTTAAAGTATCCTAAGAAAGGAGTTTCAAAAGAAACTCTCAGTGTTGACAGCCCAATTCCATTTAGACTAAACCAGCTTTGGTTTGAACTTTGGAACGAAACATTCTTTACATTTTATTCAGACAAAGGAAAGAAACCTCTAAAGGAAAATTGGGCATATGAACAAGATAAAGATGGCAATGAATTGAAAGGTGATGCTACAAGTGCAACCCCACCCCGATTTAAACAAGTTAAAAATGTCAAAGAGGATGAAGAAAAGATTCAATACGGAACAAGCACTTTAAATATTAGAGGTCAACTTGAGACACTAGGTTCTAAACTTAGAATCCCTCGTTACGATTTTCTTTTTCACCCAGGGAAATTTACACCTGAGTTAGATGGTAAAGTTGAAAGCGACCTCGATTCATTATTAAAAGAATGGATTGGAAGCGATAAGCCAATAACTATTCTCGATCTATCAGGCGTGCCTATTGATATTCTTAACACCATTGTAGGAGTTTTGCTAAGAGTTCTCTATGAAGGATTATTTTGGTCAAGACGTTTATCACAAGGCGGCAGACATAGACCTCTATTAGTTGTAATGGAAGAAGCTCACAATTATCTGAACGATAATTTCAAAGGCATTGCTTCAAGTGTTGTTCAGAGAATTGTAAAGGAAGGTAGGAAGTACGGTATTGGAGCAATGATTGTAAGCCAAAGACCTTCTGAAATTAACTCTACAATTCTTTCTCAGTGCGGAACATTTTTCGCAATGCGCCTTGCTAATGCTACTGACAGAGGCCAC
This window contains:
- a CDS encoding DUF853 family protein yields the protein MQNKSTYLGTIQDVNGTTVSVTLANESLSGLTYVDGEGYRIGQIGSFVKIPIGYIDLFGIVTQVGASAVPEKQAKHQPYGNRWLTIQLVGEGQRNGKFERGISQYPTISDEVHLVSESDLKRIYGQPDKPYFVKVGHIAGAESISALIDVNKLITRHSAVVGTTGAGKSTTVAGILSALSDSKNYPSARIIILDIHGEYGQAFRGRANIFKVNADKDHKSQENELYLPYWSLNFDELTQICFGDFSNEKEKEKSALIERVLAQKEKTLLKYPKKGVSKETLSVDSPIPFRLNQLWFELWNETFFTFYSDKGKKPLKENWAYEQDKDGNELKGDATSATPPRFKQVKNVKEDEEKIQYGTSTLNIRGQLETLGSKLRIPRYDFLFHPGKFTPELDGKVESDLDSLLKEWIGSDKPITILDLSGVPIDILNTIVGVLLRVLYEGLFWSRRLSQGGRHRPLLVVMEEAHNYLNDNFKGIASSVVQRIVKEGRKYGIGAMIVSQRPSEINSTILSQCGTFFAMRLANATDRGHISAALPDNLDGLTNMLPILRTGEAIIIGESVKLPMRTIIEAPPKEKRPDSQDPIVYDETPTEDSLQPGGWGMPMEPNPNYEEFLEVWRAQNPFLSRVKEELKMKRTPVDSSNISSIGFDEGSNTLEVEFHSGAVYQYFDVPLNVYNGIMEASSKGKYFAQHIKGYFRYAKV
- a CDS encoding SIR2 family protein, producing MSNFHDPVRQLKYLRQTLSQNKKPLGFFLSAGCPLAVNMPEGKSPLIPDIAGLTKFVSEELQSKDKNQKNNYDLLLEELIKTGNKNPNIEDILSFVRGLKQVSIGAKDVRGLTENDLKKLEKDICKKIVEKTNVGLPNRETPYHQLAQWIHLIDRGDSPIECFTTNYDLLTEQAFEETGVAYFDGFVGSRQPFFDLRAIEDSLIPKHWTRLWKVHGSINWYLNLNQEIYRSTEVKAGDSCIIDPSHLKYDQSRKLPYLALIDRLNSFLRQTSAVLITTGYSFRDMHLNDTIMNALKANPTAMVIALLHDTYTYKDKEGKIFIRYEKAFSYAKDRFNLSAWTFDEAVIGGQQGKWKVSKTETLTDENLADAIIQNTETKKAECANAKEEIIIHYQLQLGNFAKLGNFLQALIGLEQFKIDDAK